One Microlunatus soli genomic window carries:
- a CDS encoding DUF6531 domain-containing protein, producing the protein MIREQVSERRRLTTKALVDFDGAFSDLFKDNQATANEDGEQIATALTDIATQVQYIIDIVPDENRRRKEAREWKKRYDEDKAHITFSDLGGDEDPPEGPKSPPAPKVVSANAKDRDTPSPGTGGKGGSGTSSARPSNLRDFAKGVTGKIGELSGKDTTLKNLNTDFTTGFDWGTGETTGVDGSSVYSAFTLYQKLNNEDKTWVNTIAGAFEKAGGAGGISTVSNAALAASLRAKGVAASRQDIPATSPAVMGVSPTTGYSDDPVNTATGNFVEPETDLEFVGGCAGLSLDRMYNSFNPVAGAFGVGWSSAAEARLDLDSEGARFTRPDGRAVDFPRQGTGWDRAIGESLWLYRDPAEDDGNNTDNHTGVGFRMVDGERNTWRFDAAGRPTSQDSGPGTRVSFIRELRDGGSRLVRLEHERGRHIELIWEGDRVVAAHSSDGRTICYGYDSDSKLTSVSGPLGTRSYRWNDDGLIDQVIDADGVVEVTNTYDSEGRVATQLSPHGRTSRYTYLPGRVTEVADPDGSRSNTWIADGRGRLVGIIDSDGNRQSTSYDQHGNPVLVTDREGGVTIREYDDRGHLTRYVTPTGADLQFGYDQHDRVTTVVTEEGAVTTYSYDGSEGDGSQGHGSGRNPSLIVDPEGGRTELEWADGLLTRITGPTGGTATFDYNAYGDLIATTDAEGNSARLERDVAGRVIAAITPSGHRTSYDYDPATGLLATRTDPDGAVWSFAHTAAGRLATITDPLGAVTTMEYDEAGDETVTTDPLGRRMTRTLDDLGNLAVVELPDGATWGFTHDALSRLTETITPDGQSWKRSYSPDGELTALTDPMGVRIEVTADADRQVTASDPTSSVTQGFDPLGRPTAVGQPDGSVAVATYDLCGRVVEQLDADGGLTRIGRDLAGRPVTVTDPLGASTRYGYDSRGHLATITDPNGAVTTIDYDRDGLPIRTVLPTGEIGWTSYDSCARVTASFAPGVGTRRYRYDRAGRVIEAIDPETGRRSFGYDAAGQLVKVVNGNGGVTRYGYDAGGRATTITDPLGNVTRREFDAMDRCVAETDPLGRTTRAGYDPAGRLAWQQDPRGRRMEWTYDASGRETSMSIDGRVITTIERDLRNRTVTIRDHSDPDRPRLHELEWNRRGQLVSRRRDSDEVRWEYDAGGRRVSMTTPDGHATTYSHDPTGNLTAVDHPLFGRVTFDHDASGRLIAATAGDLIQSWKYGDGFATGHTLTTPDGSTRTRVIRDEDGRITGIDRDGETTSYSYDEACQLVAARLGDEIHRWTYDQAGRLLAETRGGETVEYGYDDGSQLLSVTGPGGTTRHSYDRTGRRTRTDHADGRAREYAWSTIGFLSAITDHAAGTDGRDARGTRTRLQVDGTGELAAVDDTAMFWDTAAPYAASLVQVGRTAVLPAGPVTGIGESWTTPGWRTSRADGADPWTAAGAGADVRRPGLPSGIGIGGAGELAIAGLEWLGVRTYDPASRGFLSTDPLDPVVGAGWAGNPYSYAGNDPLHALDPTGLKPVSEADLANARKPWYEKAWDATTSFVAKNKDWIIGIGLTAGGIALLATGIGGPLGMAALSAGADTLIQKATTGEVNYKQVAVSAAIGGAGAGVAAGFRGIQAAKCAKYGVESFKQLDRGVKTSLIAQRAGAETGVGFVGGGATELSKGAKFGSRDMWAGAFGGGVTGGITGAGSDLGTTFGNGVRGRLLNGVESKPFVPRVATRVGAWSADHATNIGTRMTSDFTGAASGETVDQMIRPGDQNGNKIWNKGVQKVITGRASAGVKQIDGGIAPDRTGVRVSDGIGKPIGIGIDGAMGIR; encoded by the coding sequence GTGATTCGGGAGCAGGTGTCGGAACGTCGCCGGCTGACGACCAAGGCCCTGGTCGATTTCGACGGCGCCTTCTCCGACCTCTTCAAGGACAACCAGGCGACGGCCAACGAGGACGGCGAGCAGATCGCCACCGCGCTGACCGACATCGCTACCCAGGTTCAGTACATCATCGACATCGTGCCGGACGAGAACCGTCGGCGGAAGGAAGCGCGGGAGTGGAAGAAGCGCTACGACGAGGACAAGGCGCACATCACGTTCAGCGACCTCGGCGGTGACGAGGATCCGCCGGAGGGCCCGAAGTCGCCGCCGGCCCCGAAGGTGGTCTCGGCCAACGCCAAGGACCGCGACACCCCGTCGCCGGGCACCGGAGGCAAGGGCGGCTCGGGGACGTCGTCGGCCCGCCCGTCGAACCTGCGCGACTTCGCCAAGGGTGTGACCGGCAAGATCGGGGAGCTGTCCGGCAAGGACACCACCCTGAAGAACCTGAACACCGATTTCACCACCGGGTTCGACTGGGGCACCGGCGAGACGACCGGTGTCGACGGCAGCAGTGTCTACTCCGCGTTCACCCTGTATCAGAAGCTGAACAACGAGGACAAGACCTGGGTCAACACGATTGCCGGAGCGTTCGAGAAGGCCGGCGGTGCGGGTGGGATCTCGACGGTGTCGAACGCTGCGTTGGCTGCGAGTCTGCGGGCCAAGGGTGTGGCGGCCTCACGTCAGGACATTCCGGCGACCTCGCCGGCGGTGATGGGGGTGTCGCCGACCACCGGCTATTCCGACGACCCGGTGAACACCGCGACCGGGAACTTCGTCGAGCCCGAGACCGATCTGGAGTTCGTCGGCGGCTGCGCCGGGCTCAGCCTGGACCGGATGTACAACTCGTTCAATCCCGTCGCCGGTGCGTTCGGCGTCGGCTGGTCGAGCGCTGCCGAGGCCCGGCTGGACCTGGACTCCGAGGGTGCCCGGTTCACCCGTCCCGACGGACGCGCCGTGGACTTCCCGCGACAGGGGACCGGCTGGGATCGGGCAATCGGGGAATCGCTGTGGCTCTACCGCGACCCCGCCGAGGATGACGGCAACAACACCGACAACCACACCGGGGTCGGCTTCCGGATGGTCGACGGCGAGCGGAACACCTGGCGATTCGATGCCGCCGGTCGGCCGACGTCGCAGGACAGCGGCCCCGGGACGAGGGTGTCCTTCATCCGCGAGCTGCGCGACGGTGGCTCCCGGCTGGTCCGGCTGGAGCACGAGCGTGGCCGGCACATCGAGCTGATCTGGGAGGGCGACCGGGTGGTCGCCGCGCACAGCTCGGACGGCCGGACGATCTGCTACGGCTACGACTCCGACAGCAAGCTGACCTCGGTGTCCGGACCGCTGGGCACCCGCAGCTACCGGTGGAACGACGACGGGCTGATCGACCAGGTGATCGACGCCGACGGCGTGGTCGAGGTCACCAACACCTACGACTCCGAAGGCCGGGTCGCCACCCAGCTGTCGCCGCACGGCCGGACCTCGCGCTACACCTACCTGCCGGGTCGGGTGACCGAGGTCGCAGACCCCGACGGATCCCGGTCCAACACCTGGATCGCCGACGGTCGCGGCAGGCTGGTCGGGATCATCGATTCCGACGGCAATCGGCAGTCCACCAGCTACGACCAGCACGGCAATCCGGTTCTGGTCACCGACCGGGAGGGTGGGGTGACGATCCGCGAATACGACGATCGCGGCCATCTGACCCGGTACGTCACCCCGACCGGGGCGGACCTGCAGTTCGGCTACGACCAGCACGATCGGGTGACCACGGTGGTGACCGAGGAAGGTGCCGTCACCACCTACTCCTACGACGGCAGCGAAGGCGACGGCAGCCAGGGTCATGGCAGCGGGCGGAACCCGAGCCTGATCGTCGACCCTGAGGGCGGCCGTACCGAGTTGGAGTGGGCCGACGGATTGCTGACCAGGATCACTGGACCGACCGGAGGCACGGCGACCTTCGACTACAACGCCTACGGCGATCTGATCGCCACCACCGACGCCGAGGGCAACAGCGCCCGATTGGAACGCGACGTGGCCGGTCGGGTGATCGCCGCGATCACGCCGTCGGGGCACCGCACCAGCTACGACTACGACCCCGCCACCGGTCTGCTCGCCACCCGGACCGATCCCGATGGTGCGGTCTGGTCGTTCGCGCACACCGCCGCCGGCCGGCTGGCGACAATCACCGACCCGCTGGGCGCGGTGACGACGATGGAGTACGACGAAGCCGGCGACGAGACCGTCACCACCGACCCGTTGGGTCGCCGGATGACCCGGACGTTGGACGATCTCGGCAACCTGGCCGTCGTCGAACTCCCGGACGGAGCGACCTGGGGGTTCACTCACGACGCGCTGTCCCGGCTCACCGAGACGATCACCCCGGACGGCCAGTCCTGGAAACGGTCCTACAGTCCCGATGGTGAGCTGACCGCGTTGACCGACCCGATGGGTGTCCGGATCGAGGTGACCGCCGATGCGGACCGGCAGGTCACCGCATCCGACCCGACGTCGTCGGTGACGCAGGGCTTCGACCCGCTCGGCCGGCCGACCGCGGTCGGCCAGCCGGACGGTTCGGTCGCGGTGGCGACCTACGACCTGTGCGGCCGGGTGGTCGAACAACTCGACGCCGACGGCGGCCTGACCCGGATCGGGCGGGACCTGGCCGGCCGCCCGGTGACGGTGACCGATCCACTCGGCGCCAGCACCCGTTACGGCTACGACAGCCGTGGCCACCTCGCGACGATCACCGATCCCAACGGCGCGGTGACCACGATCGACTATGACCGCGACGGGCTGCCGATCCGGACCGTGTTGCCGACCGGCGAGATCGGCTGGACCAGCTACGACAGCTGCGCGCGAGTGACCGCAAGCTTCGCACCCGGGGTCGGGACCCGCCGCTACCGCTACGACCGGGCCGGCCGGGTGATCGAGGCGATCGATCCAGAGACCGGGCGGCGGTCGTTCGGCTACGACGCGGCCGGTCAGTTGGTCAAGGTGGTCAACGGCAACGGCGGGGTCACTCGCTACGGCTACGACGCGGGCGGTCGGGCGACCACGATCACCGATCCGCTCGGCAACGTCACCCGCCGCGAGTTCGACGCGATGGACCGCTGTGTCGCCGAGACCGATCCGCTGGGCCGGACCACACGCGCCGGCTACGATCCGGCCGGTCGGCTGGCCTGGCAGCAGGACCCGCGCGGTCGCCGGATGGAATGGACCTACGACGCGAGCGGTCGGGAAACGTCGATGTCCATCGACGGCCGCGTCATCACCACGATCGAACGCGACCTGCGCAACCGTACGGTGACGATCCGCGATCATTCCGATCCCGACCGGCCGCGGCTGCACGAACTGGAGTGGAACCGCCGCGGCCAGTTGGTGTCCCGTCGTCGGGACAGCGACGAGGTCCGGTGGGAGTACGACGCCGGCGGCCGCAGGGTCTCGATGACCACACCGGACGGACACGCCACGACGTACAGCCACGACCCGACCGGGAACCTGACGGCGGTGGACCATCCGCTGTTCGGACGGGTGACCTTCGATCACGATGCGTCGGGCCGGCTGATCGCCGCGACCGCCGGCGACCTGATCCAGTCCTGGAAGTACGGCGACGGTTTCGCCACCGGCCACACCCTCACCACGCCCGACGGATCGACGCGGACCCGGGTCATCCGCGACGAAGATGGCCGGATCACCGGGATCGACCGGGACGGTGAAACCACCAGCTACTCCTACGACGAGGCCTGTCAGCTGGTCGCAGCCCGGCTCGGTGACGAGATCCACCGCTGGACCTACGATCAGGCGGGCCGGCTGCTCGCCGAGACCCGGGGCGGCGAGACCGTCGAATACGGCTACGACGACGGCAGCCAGCTGCTGAGTGTCACCGGACCCGGCGGCACCACCCGGCACTCCTACGATCGGACCGGGCGACGGACCCGAACCGACCATGCCGACGGTCGTGCCCGCGAATACGCCTGGTCCACGATCGGATTCCTGTCCGCGATCACCGACCACGCAGCCGGCACCGATGGCAGAGACGCCCGCGGTACGCGCACCCGGTTGCAGGTCGACGGCACCGGCGAACTTGCTGCCGTCGACGACACTGCGATGTTCTGGGACACCGCAGCGCCGTACGCGGCCAGCCTGGTGCAGGTCGGCCGGACCGCGGTGCTGCCGGCCGGACCGGTCACCGGCATCGGCGAGTCCTGGACCACTCCGGGCTGGCGGACCAGTCGTGCCGATGGTGCCGACCCGTGGACAGCAGCCGGGGCGGGTGCCGACGTTCGCCGGCCGGGATTGCCGTCCGGCATCGGCATCGGCGGTGCCGGCGAACTCGCCATCGCCGGGCTGGAGTGGCTCGGTGTTCGCACCTACGACCCGGCTTCCCGCGGGTTCTTGTCGACCGATCCACTCGACCCGGTCGTCGGTGCCGGCTGGGCCGGCAACCCGTACTCCTATGCCGGCAACGATCCGCTGCACGCGCTGGATCCGACCGGTCTCAAACCGGTCTCCGAGGCCGATCTCGCCAACGCTCGCAAACCCTGGTACGAAAAGGCCTGGGATGCGACCACGTCGTTTGTCGCCAAGAACAAGGACTGGATCATCGGCATCGGCCTGACTGCCGGCGGCATCGCATTGCTCGCCACCGGCATCGGCGGACCGCTCGGCATGGCGGCCCTCTCGGCCGGCGCCGACACGCTGATCCAGAAGGCGACCACAGGCGAGGTCAACTACAAACAAGTCGCGGTGTCTGCTGCCATCGGCGGTGCCGGCGCAGGCGTGGCCGCGGGATTCCGGGGCATCCAGGCAGCCAAATGCGCCAAGTACGGCGTTGAAAGCTTTAAGCAGTTGGACAGAGGAGTGAAGACTTCCTTGATCGCCCAACGAGCCGGAGCCGAAACCGGAGTCGGTTTCGTCGGCGGCGGTGCTACAGAGCTCAGCAAGGGCGCCAAGTTCGGCTCCCGGGACATGTGGGCCGGAGCGTTCGGAGGCGGCGTGACCGGCGGCATCACCGGCGCCGGCAGCGACCTCGGAACGACATTCGGAAACGGCGTGCGCGGCCGGCTGCTGAACGGAGTCGAGTCGAAACCGTTCGTCCCCAGGGTCGCAACGAGAGTCGGGGCCTGGTCTGCCGACCACGCAACGAACATCGGCACCAGGATGACATCGGACTTCACCGGCGCGGCTTCCGGCGAGACCGTCGACCAGATGATCAGACCCGGAGATCAGAATGGGAACAAGATCTGGAACAAGGGTGTCCAGAAGGTGATCACCGGACGTGCTAGTGCCGGGGTGAAGCAGATCGACGGGGGAATCGCTCCGGACCGTACCGGCGTACGAGTCTCCGACGGAATCGGCAAACCGATCGGCATCGGCATCGATGGGGCCATGGGGATCAGGTAG
- a CDS encoding replication-associated recombination protein A: MSEDLFGEPIGGPGAAQTSGPGSLGAGDHAGTPLAVRMRPRSLDEIVGQQHLLAPGSPLRRLAAGEPMSVFLWGPPGVGKTTIASVVSQQTERRFVEVSAVTAGVKEVRAVLDQAKRDLRTGKQTVLFVDEVHRFSKAQQDVLLPAVENRLVTLIAATTENPSFSVISPLLSRSLLLTLKPLTDDDISGLLDRALADDRGLKRDDGVFELTDDARAALLRMAGGDARRALTYLEESAAGAAATDSMIIDPSVVERAVDRAAVQYDKDGDQHYDVISAFIKSMRGSDVQASLHYLARMIEAGEDPRFIARRIMILASEDIGMADPTAIQVAVAAAQTVQLIGFPEGAITLAHAVIHCALAPKSNAVVTAIGEAQADVRAGKIGTVPPHLRDAHYATAQKYGHGVGYLYAHDEPHGIAAQQYLPDDLVGADYYRPTTHGNEASVTERLKRIQEMLGRSE; this comes from the coding sequence ATGAGCGAGGACCTGTTCGGCGAACCGATCGGCGGTCCGGGTGCGGCGCAGACGTCGGGGCCGGGGAGCCTCGGTGCGGGCGATCACGCCGGTACGCCGTTGGCCGTCCGGATGCGCCCGCGGAGCCTGGATGAGATCGTCGGACAGCAGCATCTGCTGGCGCCCGGGTCGCCGTTGCGCAGGCTGGCTGCGGGCGAGCCGATGTCGGTCTTCCTGTGGGGTCCACCCGGTGTCGGTAAGACCACCATCGCCTCGGTGGTCTCCCAGCAGACCGAGCGTCGGTTCGTCGAGGTGTCGGCGGTGACCGCCGGAGTCAAGGAGGTCCGCGCCGTCCTCGATCAGGCCAAACGGGATCTGCGGACCGGCAAACAGACCGTGCTGTTCGTCGACGAGGTGCACCGCTTCTCCAAGGCGCAGCAGGACGTGCTGCTGCCGGCGGTGGAGAACCGACTGGTCACGTTGATCGCCGCGACCACGGAGAATCCGAGCTTCTCGGTGATCTCGCCGTTGCTGTCCCGATCACTGCTGCTGACCCTGAAGCCGCTGACCGACGACGACATCTCCGGGCTGCTCGATCGGGCGCTGGCCGACGACCGCGGACTCAAGCGTGACGACGGCGTCTTCGAACTGACCGATGATGCCCGCGCCGCACTGCTCCGGATGGCCGGTGGTGACGCTCGCCGCGCGCTGACCTATCTGGAGGAGTCGGCCGCCGGCGCCGCTGCCACCGATTCCATGATCATCGACCCGTCGGTGGTCGAACGGGCCGTCGACCGGGCAGCGGTGCAGTACGACAAGGACGGTGACCAGCACTACGACGTGATCAGTGCGTTCATCAAGTCGATGCGCGGCTCGGATGTCCAAGCCTCGTTGCATTATCTGGCCAGGATGATCGAAGCAGGGGAGGATCCACGGTTCATCGCCCGGCGGATCATGATCTTGGCCAGCGAAGACATCGGGATGGCCGATCCGACCGCGATCCAGGTCGCCGTCGCCGCTGCCCAGACGGTTCAGCTGATCGGCTTCCCCGAGGGTGCCATCACGTTGGCCCATGCGGTGATCCATTGCGCACTGGCACCGAAGTCCAATGCGGTGGTGACCGCGATCGGTGAAGCACAGGCCGATGTCCGAGCGGGCAAGATCGGCACCGTGCCGCCGCATCTGCGGGACGCGCATTATGCGACGGCGCAGAAATATGGACATGGGGTTGGATATCTCTACGCCCACGACGAACCGCATGGCATCGCCGCCCAGCAGTACCTGCCCGATGATCTTGTCGGCGCCGACTACTACCGACCCACCACCCACGGCAACGAGGCCTCGGTCACCGAGCGGCTGAAGCGCATCCAGGAGATGCTCGGACGTTCCGAGTAG
- a CDS encoding ABC transporter substrate-binding protein, with amino-acid sequence MFHLRRTRFAPLAITMSVVLAAAGCSVGSIGSSDDAGGDTTTIRMLVPVSADGQTEVQEAMIKAFTAKNPKIKINLETQPGGTEGDNLTKTKLSTGEMPEVFNYNSGSLMQALSPDTQLVNLSDQPWAKDLDKNFVSTVSTSKGMYGAPLGTTSAGGVLYNKKVYTELGLKVPTSWAEFDANNKKIKAAGKVPVIQTFGTDWTAQLFVLADFANVQAQDPDWADAYTKGQRKYAAQPAVQGWLNQQQTAKAGYYNKDAASAEYDQGATLLASGDGVHWPMLSSALSLIEQNHPDNLDDIGMFALPAQDGADTRLTIWLPNAFYIPKTAEGAKLDAAKKFIAFAMSDEGCAIQNDKGVPAGPYALNSCELPDDVAPVLTDIEKYTEAEKASPAAEFLSPIKGPALPNLTVEVGRGIKTGAAGAKLYDEDVKKQAQQLGLPGW; translated from the coding sequence GTGTTCCATCTCAGACGTACGCGATTCGCGCCGCTCGCCATCACGATGTCGGTGGTCCTGGCGGCGGCCGGCTGTTCGGTCGGGTCGATCGGCTCCAGTGATGACGCCGGCGGTGACACCACGACCATCCGGATGCTGGTTCCGGTCTCGGCCGACGGCCAGACCGAGGTGCAGGAAGCGATGATCAAGGCGTTCACCGCCAAGAACCCCAAGATCAAGATCAATCTCGAGACGCAGCCCGGCGGCACCGAGGGCGACAACCTGACCAAGACGAAGTTGAGCACCGGCGAGATGCCGGAGGTCTTCAACTACAACAGCGGGTCTTTGATGCAGGCGCTCAGTCCGGACACCCAGCTGGTCAACCTGTCCGACCAACCGTGGGCCAAGGACCTGGACAAGAACTTCGTCTCCACCGTCAGCACCTCCAAGGGGATGTACGGCGCTCCGCTGGGGACCACCTCGGCCGGCGGAGTGCTGTACAACAAGAAGGTCTACACCGAGTTGGGGTTGAAGGTGCCGACCAGTTGGGCCGAGTTCGATGCCAACAACAAGAAGATCAAGGCAGCCGGCAAGGTGCCGGTGATCCAGACCTTCGGCACCGACTGGACTGCACAGCTCTTCGTGCTGGCCGACTTCGCCAACGTCCAGGCCCAGGATCCCGATTGGGCCGATGCCTACACCAAGGGGCAACGCAAGTACGCCGCGCAGCCCGCCGTCCAGGGCTGGCTGAACCAGCAGCAGACGGCCAAGGCCGGCTACTACAACAAGGATGCGGCGTCGGCCGAGTACGACCAGGGCGCGACGCTGCTGGCCAGCGGTGACGGCGTGCACTGGCCGATGCTGTCCAGCGCGTTGTCGCTGATCGAGCAGAACCATCCTGACAACCTCGACGACATCGGCATGTTCGCGCTGCCGGCCCAGGACGGCGCCGACACCCGGCTGACGATCTGGCTGCCGAACGCGTTCTACATCCCGAAGACCGCCGAGGGTGCCAAGCTGGACGCGGCCAAGAAGTTCATCGCCTTCGCGATGTCGGACGAAGGCTGCGCGATCCAGAACGACAAGGGCGTGCCGGCCGGGCCGTACGCGCTGAACTCCTGCGAGTTGCCCGACGACGTCGCGCCGGTGCTGACCGACATCGAGAAGTACACCGAGGCGGAGAAGGCCTCGCCGGCCGCGGAGTTCCTGTCTCCGATCAAGGGGCCGGCGCTGCCCAACCTGACCGTCGAGGTCGGCCGCGGCATCAAGACCGGTGCGGCGGGCGCCAAGCTGTACGACGAGGACGTCAAGAAGCAGGCCCAACAACTCGGCCTGCCCGGCTGGTGA
- a CDS encoding carbohydrate ABC transporter permease produces MVTSTPSIKVDQPAAEAPGPRRRSRRAWHRDRAYPTWFFIPAAVLFVVLFAIPTFASFYFSLTRWTLFETEFIGLENYAMFFSEPTLVRGFVNTFIYGFITSGAKVVIGLLLGLALTGRLFGRNFLRSVIFFPVLVSTIGVGLTFKVLLNPDHGLVNGVLGWFGITGPGWLTDPKWALFSVAGVDIWKGLGIATLIYIAGIVAIPLEYYEAAKVDGAGWWQNFWSITLPLVRPATTTVILLSLIGGLRSFDLIWAMTKGGPGFTSDVIASVIYKQYQAGFYGLSTAGNVVLFVVVSIIVIPMSHYFNRREIDR; encoded by the coding sequence GTGGTGACTTCCACACCCAGTATCAAAGTTGATCAACCGGCTGCGGAGGCGCCCGGACCGCGTCGCCGCAGCCGGCGGGCCTGGCACCGGGACCGGGCCTACCCGACCTGGTTCTTCATCCCAGCGGCGGTGCTGTTCGTCGTCCTGTTCGCGATCCCGACCTTTGCCTCGTTCTACTTCAGCCTGACCCGCTGGACGCTGTTCGAGACCGAGTTCATCGGGCTGGAGAACTACGCGATGTTCTTCAGCGAACCGACCCTGGTCCGCGGCTTCGTCAACACCTTCATCTACGGGTTCATCACCTCCGGCGCGAAGGTGGTGATCGGGCTGTTGCTCGGACTGGCGCTGACCGGTCGGCTGTTCGGCCGCAATTTCCTGCGGTCGGTGATCTTCTTCCCGGTACTGGTCTCCACCATCGGTGTCGGGCTGACCTTCAAGGTGCTGCTCAATCCCGATCATGGACTGGTGAACGGTGTGCTCGGCTGGTTCGGGATCACCGGGCCGGGGTGGTTGACCGATCCGAAGTGGGCCCTCTTCAGCGTCGCCGGCGTCGACATCTGGAAGGGGTTGGGGATCGCCACACTGATCTACATTGCCGGCATCGTGGCGATTCCGTTGGAGTACTACGAAGCGGCGAAGGTGGACGGCGCCGGCTGGTGGCAGAACTTCTGGAGCATCACGTTGCCGCTGGTCCGGCCGGCGACCACGACGGTGATCTTGTTGTCGCTGATCGGCGGGCTGCGCTCCTTCGACCTGATCTGGGCGATGACCAAGGGCGGGCCCGGCTTCACCAGTGATGTGATCGCTTCAGTGATCTACAAGCAGTACCAGGCCGGATTTTACGGTCTGTCGACTGCCGGCAACGTGGTGTTGTTCGTCGTGGTGTCGATCATCGTGATCCCGATGTCGCACTACTTCAACCGGCGGGAGATCGATCGATGA
- a CDS encoding carbohydrate ABC transporter permease, with translation MRRRRVSEFTGGLISLLVALVVFIVPFAFILLTASKSTKEAAEFDFALPTRWQLWQNILDVLTTRDFVVLRAFINSTTLTVFSVTLMVVFAAMTGYVLQRRTSRWNPFINFMVMAGLIIPPAVVPTIWVLQSLGIFKTMFGMILVEVTFGLSFSILLFRAFVSTIPRELDEAAIVDGAGPLRLFFTVVLPLLRPVMITVIVVQAVNVFNDFTGPLYFLPGDENVTVQLTLYNFQSQALNQWNLLFADILLITIPPLIMYIFFNRQIVAGMTSGAVKG, from the coding sequence ATGAGACGGCGCCGCGTGTCGGAGTTCACCGGTGGACTGATCTCGCTGCTGGTGGCGCTGGTCGTCTTCATCGTGCCGTTCGCGTTCATCCTGCTGACGGCATCGAAGAGTACGAAGGAAGCCGCCGAGTTCGACTTCGCCCTGCCCACCCGATGGCAACTGTGGCAGAACATCCTGGACGTCCTGACGACCCGGGACTTCGTCGTGCTGCGGGCCTTCATCAACAGCACGACGCTGACCGTATTCAGTGTGACGCTGATGGTGGTGTTCGCGGCGATGACCGGCTACGTGCTGCAGCGTCGGACCTCGCGATGGAACCCGTTCATCAACTTCATGGTGATGGCCGGGCTGATCATCCCGCCGGCCGTGGTGCCGACGATCTGGGTGCTGCAGTCGTTGGGCATCTTCAAGACCATGTTCGGGATGATCTTGGTCGAAGTGACCTTCGGATTGAGCTTCTCGATCCTGCTCTTCCGGGCCTTCGTCAGCACCATTCCGCGTGAGCTCGACGAGGCCGCGATCGTCGATGGGGCCGGGCCGCTGCGACTGTTCTTCACCGTCGTGCTGCCACTGCTCCGGCCGGTGATGATCACCGTCATCGTCGTCCAGGCCGTGAACGTCTTCAACGACTTCACCGGGCCGCTGTATTTCCTGCCCGGCGACGAGAACGTCACCGTCCAGCTGACCCTGTACAACTTCCAGAGTCAGGCGTTGAACCAGTGGAACCTGCTCTTCGCCGACATCCTGCTGATCACGATCCCGCCGTTGATCATGTACATCTTCTTCAACCGGCAGATCGTCGCCGGGATGACCTCCGGCGCCGTCAAGGGCTGA